The Psychrobacter sp. 28M-43 genome segment CTTTATTGATACCCCTGGTCACGTCGATTTTTCATATGAAGTTTCGCGTTCATTAGCAGCTTGTGAAGGTGCGCTATTGGTTGTTGATGCCGCTCAAGGCGTAGAAGCGCAGTCAGTGGCCAATTGCTATACAGCCGTTGATCAAGGCTTAGAAGTCATGGCGGTGTTAAATAAGATTGATTTACCGCAAGTTGAGCCTGAGCGCGTCATTCAAGAAATTGAAGATATTATCGGTATCGATGCCGTTGATGCACCGCGAGTATCAGCCAAATCTGGTCTGGGTGTTGATAAGCTGCTAGAAGCGCTAGTAGAGTTTATTCCGGCACCAACTGGTGATCGTGAAGCACCACTGCAAGCACTAATTATTGACTCTTGGTTCGATAATTATTTGGGCGTAGTCTCATTGGTACGGGTGCGTGAAGGTACTATACGTAAAGGTGACAAGTTATACATCAAATCGACTCAAGAGGCGCATCTGGTTGGCTCGATTGGTGTCTTTACGCCTAAGCCTGTAGATACGGGTGTTTTAGAAGCAGGGGAAGTCGGCTTTGTTATTGCGGGTATTAAGGATATTGCCGGAGCGCCAGTAGGCGACACTATCACTCATGCTAAGACCCCTGATGTGGATCGTATCCCAGGCTTTAAACAAGTCACGCCACAAGTCTATTCTGGTATGTTCCCAGTGGATTCGAGTGATTTTGAAAAATTCCGTGAAGCTTTGCAAAAACTGCAAATTAACGATGCTTCGCTGTTTTTTGAGCCAGATACGTCGGATGCGCTTGGCTTTGGTTTCCGCTGTGGCTTCTTGGGTATGCTGCACATGGAGATTATCCAAGAGCGTCTAGAGCGTGAATATGATCTAGATTTGATTACTACAGCGCCTTCAGTTATTTACGAAATTGAGAAAAAGAACGGCGATGTAATCTATGTAGATAATCCATCACATCTACCTGAGCCAAACAATATTGAAGAGTTCCGTGAGCCAATTGCCCGCTGTCAGATTTTAGTACCGCAAGAATTCTTAGGCAATGTAATGACGCTATGTATTGAGCGTCGTGGCGTTCAGGTTGATATGCGTTTTATGGGTCGACAAGTACAGCTGATATTTGATATCCCAATGGGCGAAGTGGTCATGGATTTCTTTGATCGCCTAAAGTCAGTCTCACGTGGTTTTGCATCGCTAGATTATAACTTTGAACGTTATCAAGCCGATAAGTTGGTGAGAGTTGATGTACTAATCAATGGCGATAAAGTTGATGCCTTAGCGATGATCGTGCACGAAACCCAATCACGTTATCGTGGTAATGCTCTAGTTACGAAGATGAAAGAGCTGATTCCGCGTCAAATGTTTGATGTTGCCATTCAAGCGGCTATCGGTAGCCAAATCATTGGTCGTAGTACGGTAAAAGCCATGCGTAAAGACGTATTAGCAAAATGCTATGGTGGCGATGTGTCACGTAAGAAAAAGCTACTGTCTAAGCAAAAGGCTGGTAAAAAACGTATGAAGCAAGTAGGTAATGTTGAAATTCCACAAGAAGCCTTCTTAGCTGTGTTGCAAGTTGATAGCTAATCGCTAAACGTAACCTAAGATAGTCATTGTAGATAACAGTCAAATGTAGTGAGTCTTATCGTAAAGGTGTTAGATAAGCCGCTCGTTAATAGGCAATTTGGTATGGATTTTGATTTTAATTTAATTTTAGTGCCGTTAACTATAGTCCTAGGAATTGTTTGGCTGTTAGATAAGCTAGCGCTCAAACAGCGCAAAACTCGTGGTCGAGGTCAAGAAGGCTTACTAGTTCGCTGGGCTTATGACTTTTTCCCTGTGTTAGCAGTGGTATTGATAGTACGCTCATTTTTAATTGAGCCATTTAATATTCCATCATCGTCTATGGTACCGACGCTATATACAGGTGATTTTATTGCTGTCAATAAGTATGCATATGGCGTGCGCTTGCCGTTAACCTATAATAAGGTGCTAGATACTGGTGAACCTGAGCATGGTGATGTGGCGGTGTTTCGCTACCCTGAAAACCCGAGCATTTATTATATTAAGCGCGTTATCGGTTTGCCTGGTGATACCGTAAGTTATAGTCAAGGCACGCTGTCTATCAATGACGTACCTATTGAGACTAAGTCTGTAGATTTCGCGGCAAATGCTGAATTGACTTCACAGCTATATTTACCCGGGCAAATTGGTCCAGGGCAAGTGTTGACTGAAGAGAGTGCTTCTGCAATGGGTCAACAAGAAGAAGACACAGCACAATATTTTGAAGAAGTACAAGGTGACAATAAGCACCTCGTGCGCTATTTAGACGGCATGAACAGTTCACAATACGCGCCATTTTTGCAGCAACAATCACCAGAGGTGGTTGAGTCAGAGGGTACTGAGTGGCGCATTAACGTGCCAGAAGATCAGTATTTTGTGATGGGTGATAATCGCGATCGCAGTGCAGATGGTAGATTTTGGGGATTCGTTCCGGATGAAAACCTAGCAGGTAAGGCTGTTTATATTTGGATGCATAAACCACCTGGTCTTAACCTACCGACCTTTGAGCGTAATGGTACTATTAATTAAGATTATGAGATTGTCTAGAGGTTGATTTGTTGATAATGGTTTTATGCTAATATCGTTGCTAAATAATTAATAGCTATTTATTATTTATACACTTATTCAAAATAGTCGTTTATCTTTAGAAGGATATCATAATGCAGCAATTATCTGGTTTGGCTATGCAGCGCGGCGCCAGTGTGACGAATGTTGTTCTCATTATTATGCTTTTAGGTATCGCGACTAAGTTGACAGTAGCCATCGTACCGGCTCAGATTGGTGACTATCAACTGACTAAGGTATTAAGTGCACAGCTAAAAGAAGCGAATAATAATAACGAAACAGCCAAGCAGTTCGTTGAACGTGTCAACAAACAGTTATCAATTAACGCAGATTACGATACTAAAGCGGAAGAGGTATTTATCTTTACTGATAAAAAAACAGGTCAATTGGCTATTCATAAAGAATATGCAATAACTAACAACTTTTTTAGCAATGTTGATATTATTAACCGTTTCGAGGGTGACGTCGAAATGGCAACAGCAGAGTAAGTCGCAATAGTACGACATAGCACATTCATTATTTCATAAAATATATCAAATGATATTATTAAACTAAATCTGTCAAGCAGAAGGGATAACCACAAACCTCGCATGAAACCAACTTTGCACCATTCCCAAGCGGCTTCTACTTCCCAAAAAAATAGTACGTCTGTTGACACGCTTGTTGTTAGCTCTGAATTCATTCAGCGGTTAGCAGTATTAACGCGTAAGTTAGGCTACGAGTTTAATGACTTGAGCCTACCTAAACTTGCGTTAACGCATCGCTCATTTGATAGCAAAAAAAACTATGAGCGCCTAGAGTTTTTAGGTGATGCACTGTTAGGGATGATTGTGGGTGAAGCTTTATATCATCGTTATCCTAGTCAAAATGAAGGGCGCTTAACGCGTATGCGTGCAACACTGGTGCGTCAAGAATCGTTGGTAATTATCGCTCAAAACTTAGAGCTGTCTAACCATCTTATATTAGGAGTAGGTGAGCGCAAAGGTGGCGGTCGCAATCGTGCTTCTATACTGGCCGATGCTGTAGAGTCTCTGATTGGTGCTATCTATTTAGATAGTCAGGATATGGATATTACTCGTAAGTGTGTTCTCTCTTGGTATGGTGATTTGATTGATAATGTCAATGACCAAAAAGCGCTAAAGGACGCCAAGAGTCGGTTACAAGAGTGGCTACAATCTAAACAGTTTGACTTGCCTAATTACGAGCTCATGGAAACGCGTGGTAATGCACCGCATCAAATTTTCGTTGTACGTTGCCATGTTAATATCAATAACTGCCCTGATATTACTGAATCTGGTGAGAGCCGCCGTATTGCTGAACAGAAAGCAGCAGAGCTTATGATTAACCAATTGCATAAATTGCCAGGTTCTGCCAAAAAACGTATATAGCAGATGTCTATTAATGCATTTTTAGATGCAGAATATTAGCTTAGATTGGTTGTAGCTTGCAAAACATATATTAAAACTACCTCACATATTATTTATTTTAAAACTTTAAATGTTTCTAGCCCGTTTTTAATGGTGACTAAATAAATTTACCATCAAAGACTGTTCGGCTAGTCACAAACCCTATAGGATTAACTTATGAGCAATCATACTGATTTGCCATCAAACAATGAAGACAGCACTCAAAATTCGGGTGAAAATACAGATATTGATTTAAGCCAAAATAATATCGAAGTTACTGAAGAGATTCATGCTACTGATGCAGAAGATATGGCATTAGACAATGATATGGCTATTGAAGAATTTTTTGCACCGAGTGGCAATGCTCGTATGGCTGATGATTTTAGAGCAGGTTATGTGGCCATTGTTGGACGTCCAAATGTTGGTAAATCAACTTTGATGAACCACTTGTTGGGTCAAAAGCTGTCTATCACTTCACGTAAACCGCAAACTACCCGTCATCGTATTCATGGCATTTTGTCAAATCATGAAATGCAAGCGGTGTTTGTTGATACACCAGGTATTCACCGTAACGAAGTACGTGCTATCAATGAACGTATGAATAAAGCGGCGGTATCGGCGTTAGTAGATGTAGATTTAGTACTGTTTGTTGTTGATTCAGATCAATGGCGTGACGATGATTTATTGACCTTACAAAAGCTTGGAGAGACCAATTTAACGGTCGTCTTGGTTATCAATAAGTCAGATACTCTAAAAGATAAAGGCAGCGTGCTACCACTTATCGAAACTTTCAACGATAGTTTCGATTTTGCTGATATCGTTCCTGTATCTGCACTAAAAAATCAAAACTTAGATCGTTTGCAAGAAGTGATTGCCTCACATTTACCAGTCGCTGCGCCTATTTACGATACAGAACAAATCACAGATCGTTCTGAGCGATTTTTGGCAAGTGAAATCATTCGCGAAAAAATCATGCGTAGTGCGGGTGATGAAGTGCCATATGATTTAACCGTACAGATTGATGAGTTTAAAGACGAACCTGCACATACTGATCCAAAAACAGGGCGTCCACGCAAAGCTTGTACTTTCATCGATGCGACTATCTATGTTGAACGCGGTGGTCAAAAAGCCATCGTTATCGGTGACAAAGGTCAGCGTATCAAACAAGTTGGTATGGATGCTCGTAAAGATATGGAGCAGTTGTTCGGTAAAAAAATTATGTTAACTTTGTGGGTTAAAGTGAAACGTGGCTGGTCTGATGATGAGCGTGCGTTGACCAGTTTGGGCTATTGATAGCGGTTAAGAACGAACGCTTCAAAAGCACTGTCTGCCTTTTAGCTATTTAGGTAATAAAAAATGCGTAATGAAGCGCTCGTCGGGTATTTATTGCATCAGCGTCCTTATCAGGAAAAACGCGCTTTGTATTATCTTTTTTCTCAACAACACGGTGTGATACATGGTGTTGGGAAAAAAGGCGCGCCACTATTTATGCCGTTACAGCTTTTTGCTACTGGTAAACGTGATCTAAAAACCTTTAGTCAAATTAATATTGCTTCGCAAGATAATACTCAAGCTGACAGTGTTCAAAAAGACAGTGTTCAAAAAGATAGTACACCTGCTGTCTTAGAGGCCGTACCTTACGCCAATATCAGCGGTCAACATCAATATGCCGCACTATATATAAACGAAATTCTGTGGCGGCTGTTACCTACTGAAGACCCAATGCCAGTATTGTGGCAGCATTATCAAATCAGTCTACAACAACTCAAACAACCTCTAAATAATAGCGAGCTTCGCCTCTGTCTACGTCAGTTTGAGCAGTATCTATTTACTGAATTAGGATTCACTTTAACGTTAACGCATGACAACGTTGAAGATCCCATCGAGTATGATTGTACTTACCGCTTTTTACCGGATGTCGGTTTGCTCCCTGTATTAGTACATAATGAAGAGTCTGAGCATTTAGCCAGTGAGTCTGGACAGACTGTTTTTAAGGGTGCGGATATCATAGAAATGGCACGTTTAGGTATTACTGAGCAAACGCTGAGCCATTGGTCAAAACTACATCGACATCTTATTGATCATTTGCTTGATTATCAGCCACTACAAAGCCGTCTGTTATGGCAGCAGCAGCAACGTTATCAATAACTGCATTCTCAACTATCATCGTATTATAAACTATATAAGTTAGGCTTAATTGCCCGAAGGATTTTTTATGAGTATCTCTGTATCTACCTCATCTGAAAACAATTCAAAAAAACCTTTGTTAGGCGTGAATATTGATCACGTGGCAACATTGCGTCAAGCGCGCGGTGTAAGTTATCCAAGTCCTTTGGCTGCTGCATTACTGTGCGAAAAGGCAGGGGCAGACGGTATCACTATACATCTACGTGAAGATCGTCGTCATATACAAGATGCGGATGTTTATGAAATGGCAGGCCAGTTGTCGACGAGAATGAACCTAGAGATGGCAGCAACGGATGAGATGCTTGCAATTGCCTGCGAAGTTAAACCTTTTTGGGTATGTCTAGTACCTGAAAAGCGTGCAGAGTTAACGACAGAAGGTGGTCTTGATGTTGCAGGGCAAGTCACGTCTCTAAAAGAGTATGTTCATAAGCTACAAGACTCTAATATTAAGGTTTCCTTATTCATTGATCCTGATGACAAGCAGATTGCAGCCGCGATAGAGTGTGGTGCAGACGCGATAGAATTGCATACTGGTGCTTATGCCGAAGCAGGCTTAGCAAATGATACTGACGCACAGTTGGCTGAACTTAAAAGAATTGAACATGCAGTAGCTACAGCACAGAGCCTAGACGATAAATTGCTTATCAACGCAGGTCATGGTTTAACGTGTGACAATGTTAATGCCATTGCAAAGATTGATGGTATATATGAGTTAAATATTGGTCATGCACTTATTGCAGATGCCGTATTTGTAGGATTAGAGAGTGCAGTGATAATGATGAAAGAGGCCATGCATAAATAGGTTTGCATATACGGCATCTATTACCCATTACATTTCGTAGGATGGTCTACGTTAAGTTTATGTTTGACGATACCGGATTGGTTGAAAGAGATTTGGTACATTGACTTGTTATAAGAAGAGGTAGGGCAGTATTTTATATGACCGAAGTGTCCTCGAGGTCTGCCGCTATCACCCCAAAATTTAGTATAGTGACGCCTACCGCCAACTCTTAATTTCACCGTACTATATTTCAGGTCTAAAGATTGCTGAGTTAATAAGGTGTCTACTTGAGGATCAAAATGCTTGTTGTTGTTTTTATCTACGAATAGTAGAAGCGTTTTATCACTGTTCCTATGACATTGCTGTGCATCATTCGATAAACAAACTAAGACATCCTGTCGACTTATATAACTTTCGGCCTTTGCTAAGGATAAAGTGTTCTCTAACTGATGCTTGACCCGTTGCGCCTCCATTCGTGCTAAGTGCGTTAAGATACTTGGCGCTGCAATAGCTGCGATAATCCCCAATACCATTGTCGTCAAAGTTAGCTCAACGAGAGTAAAGCCGTTTGACTGCTTAGCACTGAGAATATTATTGTTCTGAAGGGATGATTTCCTATAACTGACTAACTTCAATAGTTTATTGAATAACCTAGATGCAATAGCTAAGAAATTATCAATCCCATACCTGCTTTTTCTGCAAATAGGCAAACAAAAGGTAAAAATGAATATTCTTCTATAACTGGCCAGTACCTCATTAAATAAGTTCATAAAGCGCTACATCCTATAGCTATTTGTCATTCAAGTAAAAAACAACGTCTCATACATCCTTGTATCAACTATCTTTCAAGCACACCAATTGTCCAAATTCTTTAAACCTTCTCTGACTTAACTGTATATGAGAAAGATGCAATTGATAATTACTTGATTTTCAGAAGAATATTGGTTTTTTACAATATATATGTAATATATAGCGACTGTCAAAAAATGTTTCAATTAGTGAAAGAATGACATTAGCAATAGAGAAAAAATTCTAATTGTAATAAAATGCTTCAAGAAAATAGCTATCAATAGACTATTCATCTATCGCAAACTGATGTGTAAAAGATAAGAAGCGTAAGGTGTGTTAGTTCTGGGTAACTTAGACTGTTTATTGTGTTTTAGTTACAACATTATCGTGTAATAATGTGTAGCTCGTTAACGAAAAAAGTTGTAAACTGAATTAATAATCGCTAAGCTACTCCTTAATTGGTTTTGCTTTGTAACTTAAAATGCGTAAGAGATGTCTATCTTAGTACGTCTTGAGAATCGGTTTTGCTTAATGCATCACTAAAATTATCCTTTGGAGGAAGTCCATGAAATTGAATAAAATCGCTCTAGCTCTGTTCGCTGTAACAGCGGCTCCTTTAGCAGCTAACGCTGGTGTTACTATCAGCCCATTATTACTAGGTTATCATTACAGTGAAGGTGCTGATGATGATCAAGCTGAATTATTACAAAGCAATCAGGATGATAATAGCTTTTATAAAGAAGATGGTTTATATACTGGCGCTGCGCTAGGTATCGAGCTTACTCCTTCTACTCAGTTTCAAGTAGAATATGGTGTTTCAAATACTGATGCTATTGGCCAAGATGGTTCTGATTCTTTTGATGCAGAGCAAGAAATGATTTCTGGTAACTTCTTGATTGGTACTGAAGAATTTACTGGTTACACTGATAATGCATTGAAGCCTTATGTATTAGTTGGTGCGGGCCGTTCAAAGCTTGACATTGAAAATCGTGCTGGTGACAGAGTTGCAAACTCTACAGATACTATCGGTAACCTAGGTCTAGGTGCTATGTATCGCATTAATGACGCGCTAAGCCTACGTGGTGAAGCTCGTGCGATTCATAACTTTGACAACAACTGGTGGGAAGGCATGGCTTTGGCCGGTCTAGAAGTAGTACTAGGTGGCCATCTAGCACCTACAGTAGCAGTACCACCTATGCAAGAGCCAGTAGTTGATAACACTCCAGTAGTTGTTGTTGAAGCTGATCTTGATTCTGACGGTGATGGTGTACCTGATAGCATCGATGCATGCCCAGGCACTCCAATGAACGTAGTAGTTGATGAGCGCGGTTGCCCAGTACCAGTAGACATTACTGACGAACTGAAAATGGAACTACGTGTATTCTTTGATAACGACAAGTCAGCTATCAAAAACCAGTACAAGCCAGAAATCGCTAAAGTAGCAGAGAAGATGCGTGAGTATCCTAACTCTACCGCTCGTGTAGAAGGTCATGCTTCTAAGACTGGTCCTTCAGCACGTTATAACCAACGTCTATCTGAAGCTCGTGCCGTTGCTGTTAAATCTATGCTAACTAACGAATTCGGTATTGCTCCAAACCGTCTATCAACTGTAGGCTATGGTTATGACAACCCAATCGCTTCAAACGACACTGAAGAAGGTCGTGCTATGAACCGTCGTGTTTATGCCATCATCACTGGTGACAAAACAATGACTGTTGAACAAACTAAAGATATGGTTGTTCAGTAAGTATTAGCAAAATAACCGTATAGTTAAATATACAGTTACAAAAAAAGCCACCCAATGGGTGGCTTTTTTTTATTTATGTATTGAGAAAAGTGAGTTATTACATAAATTTATGAATCAATAATGTTATACTAGCCACCCAAACATTCTGTAAATTAACAGTATGTACATTAGCATAGCAATCTGTATGATGAATTCGTCAGTATAGATATTTGATTGTATTGAACTTTTTTATTTGATAGCATTCTTTTTTGCATCATCTTAGACTCAATATCTATCTGATTGATGATGAAAGTTTATTCAGCAGCGCTTACTGCTACTGCATTTTTTTAAGACGAAACGAGCATTTTATATGGCGAACGATATCAAACACCTGCGTAACATTGCAATTATTGCCCACGTTGACCACGGTAAGACAACTTTGGTTGATAAGTTATTACATCAGTCTGGTACTTTTGGCGACCGTGCAAACATTGCTGAGCGTGCAATGGACTCAGGTGATATTGAGCAAGAACGTGGTATTACCATTTTGGCTAAAAACACAGCTATCCGCTGGACAGATAAAACTTCAGAAACTGAATACCGTATCAACATTGTTGACACCCCAGGTCACGCCGATTTCGGTGGTGAAGTTGAGCGTGTAATGTCTATGGTTGACTGCGTACTTTTGGTTGTTGACGCTGTTGATGGCCCAATGCCTCAGACTCGTTTTGTGACGCAAAAAGCATTCGAACAAGGTCTAAAGCCGATCGTTGTTATTAACAAAATCGATCGTCCTGGCTCACGTCCTGACTGGGTAATGGATCAAATCTTTGATTTGTTTGACAACCTGGGTGCAAACGATGAGCAGCTTGATTTCCCAGTTGTTTATGCTTCAGCATTGAATGGTATCGCAGGTCTAGAAGCAGATGATTTAGCTGACGACATGACCCCATTGTTCAAAACTATCGTTGACGTTGTTCAGCCTCCACAGGTTGATGCTGACGCTCCGTTCCGTATGCAAATCTCAAGCCTTGACTACAACAGCTTTGTTGGTGTAATCGGTATTGGCCGTATTCAGCGTGGTAAAGTTAAACTTAACACGCCAGTAACTGTTATTGATAAGCATGGCAAAACGCGTAACGGCCGTATCTTAAAAATCATGGGCTACCATGGTCTTGACCGTATTGACGTTGAAGATGCACAAGCCGGTGATATCGTTTGTATCACAGGTATCGATGCGCTAAACATCTCTGATACTATTTGTGATCCTAACAACGTTGAAGCACTACCAGCATTAACGGTAGATCAACCTACAGTATCTATGAACTTCCAAGTAAACAATTCACCATTTGCTGGTCGTGAAGGTAAGTTTGTGACTTCACGTAACATTCGTGAGCGTCTTGAGCGTGAATTGATTCACAACGTAGCATTGCGTGTAGAAGACACTGAGTCTCCTGACAAATTTAAAGTATCAGGCCGTGGTGAGCTTCATTTATCAGTACTTATCGAAAACATGCGCCGTGAAGGTTTTGAGCTAGGTGTTTCTGGCCCAGAAGTTATCGTTAAAGAAGTTGATGGTAAGCTACAAGAGCCGTATGAAAACGTTGTCTTCGATATCGAAGAAGAGCATCAAGGTTCTATCATGGAGCAAGTTGGTCTACGCAAAGGCGAGATGACTAATATGGAGTTGGACGGTAAAGGCCGTATGCGTATCGAGGCGACCATACCAGCGCGTGGCTTGATCGGTTTCCGTTCTGAGTTCCTAACCCTGACTTCAGGTAGTGGTATCATGACCTCGAGCTTCTCACATTACGGTCCACAGAAGATCGGTGATGTTGGTGGTCGTTCTAACGGCGTATTGGTTTCTATGGCAAATGGTACTTGCCTAGGTTTTGCTCTATTTAACCTACAGAAACGTGGTAAGTTGTTTGCTGAGCCACAGCTTGAAGTTTATGAAGGTATGATTGTTGGTCTTAACTCTCGTAACGATGATATGACTGTTAACCCAACGACTGCTAAACAGCTAACCAACGTACGTGCTAGTGGTACTGACGAAGCATTGACGTTGACGCCAGCAGTGAAATTCACTCTTGAGCAAGCGCTTGAATTTATTCAAGACGATGAGCTAGTCGAAGTAACGCCAAAAGCGGTACGTATTCGTAAGCGCTACTTGACTGAAAGTGAGCGTAAGCGTCATGGCCGTGGTAAGAAAGGTGCTTAATATCAATCAGTGAGTTACTTAGTAATTCATAATATTGATGTTTGACGCGAACACTTAGTGTCAGTAGTTTCTACGGGCACTGAGTGATTCAAAAATGAGCAGTATAAGGTGAACTATTAGTGGTTCACTTTATACTGCTTTTTTTTGTGTTGTAATCTTGAAAAAATACAGACAGAATGAATAGTGGCATTAATGTATTCAATTGTCAGCATAAAAGCTAGATGTGACACTAATTATATAAATATCTATTTGTTTATAGATAAATTTTGAGGAAAAAACAATGAGTATGGTTTCAGAGTTTAAAGAGTTCGCTGTCAAAGGTAACGTGATGGATTTGGCAGTCGGTGTCATCATCGGCGGGGCTTTTGCCACCATCACAAAATCTTTGGTAGATGATATTATTATGCCGATTGTCGCTTTTATTTTTGGTGGCGAGATTAATTTTGAGAATATGTTCTTAGTTTTAGGCGATGCACCTGATGGTATTGCTATGACTTATGATGCGCTTAAAGAAGCAGGTGTACCTGTATTGGCTTACGGTAGTTTTATTACCGTACTTATTAACTTTCTAATCTTAGCTTTCATCATCTTTATGATGGTTAGAGGTGTTAATAAAATGCGCCGTGCTGAAGAAGTAGAGGAAGTTATAGAAGAAGCAGTAGAAGAGCCAACAGAGGAAGTGAAGTTGCTGCGTGAAATCAGTGCAAAATTAAGTAATACTAGTATTACGAAATAAATTATCAATTATTCAACAATAAAAAAGGCTAACTTCTCGTTAGCCTTTTTGCTATGAAATAGTCACAGTCATTTTTTATAAACTATTTGATGCGCCTACTAAAAGCAAATGGTTATGGAGTGACCACTACATAGTCATTAGTATTAATCAGAATCTCTGATGGTTGATCGACAACGATACGTACCACGTTATTATCAACAACTTGAGATTTGTAATAATTGTCTTCTGCAACTGTACAGCCTAAACAACGTCCCATCGCATCCCAAGGTTCAACAAATAGCTTCTGCTGTGCTTGATCTGCATTACCACCAATAAGTGAGAAAGGTAGGCTTACGATATAAGCTGCCGTACCAGCTACAGCATTCACAAGTTGCAATGGTTTACCAACAATCGTATCAACTACTATCGTTTCGTATGAAGGCCCGAAATCAGTTTCATCAATTTCTATAGCTGCAAAAGTAGGCTGAATAGTCGCAGCTACCAATCCTAAAATTGCCAATGCAGTAAAAAATCTCTGCTTAACTGTGCGTTGAGTTTTTGCTTTAACAGTCATAACGATATCCTGAAACTCATAATAGTATGATTAATGGCTGCTGCTATTTCCACACAGAAATCTTGCGGCAACAATAGTTAGGCTAAATATTACAGAAAAATAAATGATACGCACTATTTATGTAAGCGCTAGCACTATTAAAGCAAGATGCGCGCTAATAAGCAACAAAAATGAGAATAATCTAGTGATAGCTTTAGCAATATATAATACTTTTAAAAATAAATACTCTGTCTAGATATTAGCCTCATTTAATCTAAATATACCTCAAGCAAACAGGTATCAGTTATTAACTATTTTAACGGCTGACAATTTGGACAATAAACACTGGCTCTACCAGTAAGCTTGATGTTCTCTAGCGTCGTGCTGCAATGTAGGCAGCTTTCGCCTTGTCTACCATACACATTTAAGGTTTGCTGAAAGTAACCAGTCTGACCACTGGCTACTGTGAAATCTCGTAGTGTTGATCCGCCCAATTTTATCGCTTTCTTTAAAATTTCTTTAATATGATTAACTAAAATAACAGTCTGATCGTATGAAATTTGATTGGCTGGTGTAGCAGGGTGGATTCCGGACAAGTACAGACTTTCAGTCGCATAGATATTGCCAACACCGACCACGACTTCTTGTTCCATAATGACAGATTTAATCACTCGGGTAATAGGTTTTAGTCGCTTATTCGTTTTAGTATCATCTGACGATGACTCATTGCTATCCTGGCTAGATAAATCTATACGCTGGATTAAGCTGTACAAATAGTCTGCGGTAAAATCTTTTGAAAGCGGCTCAGGACCTAGATGATCTAGTAGTTTACTACCGTAATTCTTATGCCATAGTACTGA includes the following:
- the typA gene encoding translational GTPase TypA, with product MANDIKHLRNIAIIAHVDHGKTTLVDKLLHQSGTFGDRANIAERAMDSGDIEQERGITILAKNTAIRWTDKTSETEYRINIVDTPGHADFGGEVERVMSMVDCVLLVVDAVDGPMPQTRFVTQKAFEQGLKPIVVINKIDRPGSRPDWVMDQIFDLFDNLGANDEQLDFPVVYASALNGIAGLEADDLADDMTPLFKTIVDVVQPPQVDADAPFRMQISSLDYNSFVGVIGIGRIQRGKVKLNTPVTVIDKHGKTRNGRILKIMGYHGLDRIDVEDAQAGDIVCITGIDALNISDTICDPNNVEALPALTVDQPTVSMNFQVNNSPFAGREGKFVTSRNIRERLERELIHNVALRVEDTESPDKFKVSGRGELHLSVLIENMRREGFELGVSGPEVIVKEVDGKLQEPYENVVFDIEEEHQGSIMEQVGLRKGEMTNMELDGKGRMRIEATIPARGLIGFRSEFLTLTSGSGIMTSSFSHYGPQKIGDVGGRSNGVLVSMANGTCLGFALFNLQKRGKLFAEPQLEVYEGMIVGLNSRNDDMTVNPTTAKQLTNVRASGTDEALTLTPAVKFTLEQALEFIQDDELVEVTPKAVRIRKRYLTESERKRHGRGKKGA
- the mscL gene encoding large conductance mechanosensitive channel protein MscL, with product MSMVSEFKEFAVKGNVMDLAVGVIIGGAFATITKSLVDDIIMPIVAFIFGGEINFENMFLVLGDAPDGIAMTYDALKEAGVPVLAYGSFITVLINFLILAFIIFMMVRGVNKMRRAEEVEEVIEEAVEEPTEEVKLLREISAKLSNTSITK
- a CDS encoding pyridoxine 5'-phosphate synthase, yielding MSISVSTSSENNSKKPLLGVNIDHVATLRQARGVSYPSPLAAALLCEKAGADGITIHLREDRRHIQDADVYEMAGQLSTRMNLEMAATDEMLAIACEVKPFWVCLVPEKRAELTTEGGLDVAGQVTSLKEYVHKLQDSNIKVSLFIDPDDKQIAAAIECGADAIELHTGAYAEAGLANDTDAQLAELKRIEHAVATAQSLDDKLLINAGHGLTCDNVNAIAKIDGIYELNIGHALIADAVFVGLESAVIMMKEAMHK
- a CDS encoding GspH/FimT family pseudopilin, with the translated sequence MNLFNEVLASYRRIFIFTFCLPICRKSRYGIDNFLAIASRLFNKLLKLVSYRKSSLQNNNILSAKQSNGFTLVELTLTTMVLGIIAAIAAPSILTHLARMEAQRVKHQLENTLSLAKAESYISRQDVLVCLSNDAQQCHRNSDKTLLLFVDKNNNKHFDPQVDTLLTQQSLDLKYSTVKLRVGGRRHYTKFWGDSGRPRGHFGHIKYCPTSSYNKSMYQISFNQSGIVKHKLNVDHPTKCNG
- a CDS encoding OmpA family protein — translated: MKLNKIALALFAVTAAPLAANAGVTISPLLLGYHYSEGADDDQAELLQSNQDDNSFYKEDGLYTGAALGIELTPSTQFQVEYGVSNTDAIGQDGSDSFDAEQEMISGNFLIGTEEFTGYTDNALKPYVLVGAGRSKLDIENRAGDRVANSTDTIGNLGLGAMYRINDALSLRGEARAIHNFDNNWWEGMALAGLEVVLGGHLAPTVAVPPMQEPVVDNTPVVVVEADLDSDGDGVPDSIDACPGTPMNVVVDERGCPVPVDITDELKMELRVFFDNDKSAIKNQYKPEIAKVAEKMREYPNSTARVEGHASKTGPSARYNQRLSEARAVAVKSMLTNEFGIAPNRLSTVGYGYDNPIASNDTEEGRAMNRRVYAIITGDKTMTVEQTKDMVVQ